A part of Halobaculum sp. MBLA0143 genomic DNA contains:
- a CDS encoding thiolase domain-containing protein has product MTAVRVAGVGLTKFGEHPGRTGRDLFAEAADTALRDAGVERETVEQLNYGNFMGTLAERQGHQAPLMAEAAGLRCPATRYEEACASAGVAVREAVRAVRSGEVDVAVAGGMERMTNLSTPKVTESLAVAADELFEVRAGVTFPGAYALMARRYFDRFGGDPEDLAHVAVKNHANAVDNEFAQYQREIDVEEALDAPEIASPLGLFDACPITDGASAIVLISESFASEADVTAPVAITGTGQGSDRAALQDRDAIAETPAARRAAETAYDDAGVAADDVAVAEVHDCFTIAEVLALESLGLYETGEAVGAARRGETTADGALPVNLSGGLKAKGHPVGATGGSQIAELTRLLRGDHPNSDAVPDAEVGVAHNAGGTVASAVVHVLEVAK; this is encoded by the coding sequence ATGACTGCTGTACGAGTGGCTGGCGTCGGCCTGACGAAGTTCGGGGAACACCCGGGCCGAACCGGCCGAGACCTGTTCGCCGAGGCCGCGGACACGGCACTGCGGGACGCCGGCGTCGAGCGCGAGACGGTCGAACAGCTCAACTACGGCAACTTCATGGGGACACTCGCGGAGCGGCAGGGCCACCAGGCCCCGCTGATGGCCGAGGCGGCTGGACTGCGGTGTCCGGCGACGCGCTACGAGGAGGCGTGTGCCAGTGCCGGGGTCGCCGTCCGGGAGGCGGTGCGCGCGGTGCGGTCCGGCGAAGTGGACGTGGCCGTCGCCGGCGGGATGGAGCGGATGACGAACCTCTCGACGCCGAAGGTGACGGAGTCGCTGGCGGTCGCGGCCGACGAACTGTTCGAGGTGCGGGCGGGAGTGACGTTCCCGGGAGCGTACGCGCTGATGGCGCGGCGGTACTTCGACCGGTTCGGGGGTGACCCGGAGGACCTGGCACACGTCGCGGTCAAGAACCACGCGAACGCCGTCGACAACGAGTTCGCTCAGTACCAACGGGAGATCGACGTCGAGGAGGCGTTGGACGCCCCGGAGATCGCGTCGCCGCTGGGGTTGTTCGACGCCTGTCCGATCACGGACGGCGCCAGCGCGATCGTCCTGATCTCGGAGTCGTTCGCGTCCGAGGCGGACGTGACGGCGCCGGTGGCGATCACCGGCACGGGGCAGGGCTCCGACCGGGCAGCGCTCCAGGACCGGGACGCCATCGCGGAGACCCCGGCGGCTCGGCGGGCGGCGGAGACGGCGTACGACGACGCCGGAGTCGCGGCCGACGACGTCGCCGTCGCGGAGGTCCACGACTGTTTCACCATCGCCGAGGTGTTGGCGCTGGAGTCGCTCGGACTGTACGAGACGGGTGAGGCCGTCGGAGCGGCCCGCCGCGGGGAGACGACCGCCGACGGGGCGCTCCCGGTCAACCTCTCGGGGGGACTGAAGGCGAAGGGTCACCCGGTCGGCGCGACCGGCGGGTCACAGATCGCAGAGCTGACACGCTTGCTCCGGGGCGACCACCCCAACAGCGACGCCGTCCCGGACGCGGAGGTCGGCGTCGCGCACAACGCCGGCGGGACGGTCGCGAGTGCCGTCGTCCACGTGCTG